A window of Diabrotica virgifera virgifera chromosome 9, PGI_DIABVI_V3a contains these coding sequences:
- the LOC126891794 gene encoding uncharacterized protein LOC126891794, whose protein sequence is MKKEICNHYGKLNYLNCQLKVMYDSLLEIIGFININNFMSDVQDKVEISNSIKFNRVNNKLIKLIQAKTLLDQASDVRDVRKFSDFKFHPRIKNLTNINFSKDEIQLLNYGLKHSVPKDFSIKDIENLSIETDIVIENLSVTLSDRTSIRNSCYRFLNKFKTKIDSSNNSSFSHSLSSKKANSFLKSLKSIKQKITNHQLIFSKADKGNCLVILERDLYNNKVTSFLESNHFTSITVDPTKRFITKLKDNIKQFSDFFTEFDAPYSKIPSNPLVPRLYGLPKIHKVDMPIRPVVSFINTPVSILSKFLLKTIKNLINFTPQFSVSNTYQLVEKLQLINLNPNITMLSFDVSNLFTSVPKNETISLVKTLLINKVIQPHIISSIIDILQICLSQDFFIFNNNFYKQPDGLAMGSCLSPFLADVFMDHLESNYIMKNPEVLHWFRYVDDCLVFVDGQQDSANHLLFKINQIHPNIKFTMELESSNAINFLDLSITRLNNQFNFGIYRKPTQTDHVIHSSSNHPLSHKYSAFRSFIHRLHTLPLSTAEFNKELNIIKQIAVNNDYNPNIIDKLIRKRESNRLQQLAYNSNPVITPIYRSLPFHNTVISEKIKHILCSSDNVHISFKVNNTLNKTLSNTKDPINFMNRSGVYRLSCSDCDASYVGRTYRSLSTRAAEHTKRDNTSAFSHHLKVNKHHLNIPDGVTLIHNIQDKNTLRLDLYEDLEIVRDARTSPNCVNRQLSLNRDFTPIHRQLFP, encoded by the coding sequence ATGAAGAAGGAGATATGTAACCACTATGGAAAATTAAACTACCTCAACTGTCAACTTAAGGTAATGTATGATTCTTTGCTCGAAATAATAGGTTTTatcaatattaataactttatgtcAGATGTTCAGGATAAGGTGGAGATTTCTaattcaattaaatttaatagagttaataacaaattaattaaacttattcAAGCCAAAACTTTGCTCGATCAAGCTTCAGATGTCAGAGATGTCAGAAAGTTTTCAGATTTCAAATTCCATCCCCGTATAAAGAACCTCACCAACATTAATTTTTCCAAAGACGAAATACAATTGCTCAACTACGGTCTTAAACACTCAGTCCCCAAAGATTTTTCAATCAAAGATATAGAGAACCTTTCTATCGAGACAGACATAGTTATCGAAAATCTCTCCGTAACCCTTTCAGACAGAACATCTATCAGAAACTCTTGTTACCGCTTTCTCAACAAATTCAAAACTAAAATTGATTCTTCCAATAACTCTTCTTTCTCACATAGTCTTTCTTCCAAAAAAGCCAACTCTTTTCTTAAgtcattaaaatcaattaaacaaaaaattacaaaccatcaATTAATTTTCAgtaaagcagacaaaggtaactgTCTTGTCATCCTTGAACGTGACTTATATAACAACAAAGTCACATCTTTCTTAGAGAGCAACCATTTTACTTCTATAACAGTAGATCCTACAAAAAGATTTATCACTAAACTTAAAGACAACATCAAAcaattttctgattttttcacTGAATTTGATGCTCCATACAGCAAAATTCCTAGCAACCCTTTAGTTCCAAGGTTGTATGGTTTGCCAAAAATACACAAAGTTGACATGCCTATACGCCCCGTTGTTAGCTTCATTAATACTCCAGTTTCTATCTTATCTAAATttctattaaaaacaataaaaaacttaattaactTCACTCCTCAATTTTCAGTTTCTAACACTTACCAATtggttgaaaaacttcaactcaTCAATCTGAATCCAAACATTactatgctttcttttgatgttagcaacctatttacttcagtacccaaaaatgaaacaattagTCTGGTAAAAACTCTCCTAATCAATAAGGTTATTCAACCCCATATCATTTCTTCGATAATAGATATTCTACAAATTTGTCTATCACaagatttctttatttttaacaataatttctataaacaaccagatggtttagcaatgggtagttgcttatccccctttctagctgatgtttttatggatcatttagaatccaattatatcatgaaaaatcctgaaGTTCTACATTGGTTCCGTTACGTAGATGATTGTCTCGTTTTTGTGGATGGTCAGCAAGACTCAGCTAATCACCTTTTATTCAAAATCAATCAAATCCATCCCAATATCAAATTTACTATGGAACTAGAATCATCTAATGCCATTAATTTTTTAGACCTTTCCATTACCAGACTCAACAACCAGTTCAACTTTGGTATTTACCGCAAGCCTACTCAAACtgatcatgttatccattcttCATCCAACCACCCACTGTCTCATAAATATTCTGCTTTTAGGAGTTTCATCCATAGACTACATACACTACCTCTATCTACAGCTGAATTTAACAAGGAACttaatataatcaaacaaatagCAGTCAACAATGATTACAACCCTAATATAATCGACAAGCTCATCCGGAAAAGAGAATCCAATCGTCTTCAGCAACTAGCTTACAATTCAAACCCAGTCATCACACCAATCTATAGGTCCCTACCTTTTCATAATACTGTCATATCTGAGAAGATCAAACACATTCTCTGTTCTTCGGACAATGTCCACATatcatttaaagtcaataacactCTCAACAAAACATTATCTAACACTAAAGATCCAATCAActttatgaatcgtagtggtgtttacagATTATCTTGTTccgattgtgatgcctcttatgTAGGAAGAACCTATAGATCACTGTCTACTAGAGCAGCAGAGCACACTAAACGTGACAATACATCAGCTTTCTCTCACCATCTCAAAGTCAACAAACACCACCTTAACATCCCAGATGGTGTGACTTtgattcataacatccaagataagaatacccttcgtttagacctatatgaggatttagagattgtcagggacgcaaggacaagtccaaactgtgttaaccgtcaactttctcttaaccgtgatttcacccccattcatagacaattatttccataa